The following are encoded together in the Pedobacter sp. D749 genome:
- the guaA gene encoding glutamine-hydrolyzing GMP synthase → MQEKIIIVDFGSQFTQLIARRVRELNIYCEIYPYNNLPEITEDVKGVIFSGSPYSVRQEDAPQIDLSKYHLKFPLLAVCYGAQYIAQHSGGAVQPSSTREYGRANLNFVNQENKLFKGINIDSQVWMSHGDTITDIPENFELIASTDSVKVAAYHIKDSDTYAIQFHPEVTHSIDGKILLENFLVDICGCSQDWTSAAFVETTIADIKATVGNDKVVLALSGGVDSSVAAVLLHKAIGTNLHCIFVDNGLLRKNEYESVLEQYKDFGLNIKGVDAKDKFLSQLAGVEDPETKRKIIGRVFIEVFDEESHLIQDVKWLAQGTIYPDIIESVSVKGPSATIKSHHNVGGLPDFMKLKVVEPLKTLFKDEVRRVGTALGLESFILGRHPFPGPGLGIRIIGEVTPEKVAILQDADKIYIDNLKEAGLYDQVWQAGAIFLPVRSVGVMGDERTYENVIALRAVESLDGMTADWCHLPYPVLAKISNEIINKVKGINRVVYDISSKPPATIEWE, encoded by the coding sequence ATGCAAGAAAAAATCATTATCGTCGATTTTGGTTCGCAATTTACACAACTCATCGCTCGTAGGGTTCGCGAACTAAATATTTACTGTGAAATATATCCATACAACAATCTTCCTGAGATTACCGAGGACGTAAAAGGTGTTATCTTTTCGGGTAGCCCATACTCTGTTCGCCAGGAAGATGCGCCTCAAATCGATTTATCAAAATACCATTTAAAATTTCCTTTACTGGCTGTTTGTTATGGTGCACAATATATTGCCCAACATTCTGGCGGTGCAGTTCAGCCATCTTCAACACGCGAATATGGCCGTGCTAACCTGAATTTTGTAAACCAGGAGAATAAACTATTCAAAGGCATCAACATCGATTCGCAAGTTTGGATGAGCCATGGCGATACCATTACCGATATTCCTGAAAACTTTGAACTGATTGCCAGTACAGATAGTGTAAAAGTAGCGGCTTATCATATTAAAGATTCTGATACTTATGCCATCCAGTTTCACCCTGAGGTAACCCATAGTATTGATGGGAAAATCCTTTTAGAAAACTTCCTGGTTGATATTTGCGGATGTAGCCAGGACTGGACTTCTGCTGCTTTTGTTGAAACCACAATTGCCGATATTAAAGCGACTGTAGGTAATGATAAAGTTGTTCTGGCGCTTTCAGGTGGTGTTGATAGCAGTGTTGCTGCGGTACTTTTACATAAAGCCATTGGTACAAACCTACACTGTATATTTGTTGATAATGGTTTATTGCGTAAAAACGAATATGAAAGTGTTTTAGAGCAGTATAAAGATTTTGGCTTAAACATTAAAGGCGTTGATGCTAAAGATAAATTCTTAAGCCAGTTGGCTGGAGTAGAAGATCCGGAAACAAAACGTAAAATTATTGGTCGTGTGTTTATCGAAGTTTTCGATGAAGAATCTCACCTTATTCAGGATGTGAAGTGGTTAGCACAAGGTACAATTTACCCGGACATTATTGAGTCAGTTTCGGTTAAAGGTCCATCAGCAACCATTAAATCGCACCACAATGTAGGCGGTTTGCCGGATTTTATGAAATTAAAAGTAGTTGAGCCCCTTAAAACTTTATTTAAAGATGAAGTGAGAAGAGTAGGTACTGCTTTAGGCTTAGAATCGTTTATCCTGGGTCGTCACCCGTTTCCAGGACCAGGCTTAGGTATCCGCATTATTGGCGAGGTTACTCCTGAAAAAGTAGCCATTTTGCAAGATGCCGATAAAATTTATATCGACAATTTAAAAGAAGCAGGTTTATACGATCAGGTATGGCAGGCCGGAGCCATCTTTTTACCGGTAAGATCGGTAGGGGTGATGGGCGATGAACGTACCTACGAAAATGTAATTGCATTGAGAGCGGTAGAATCATTGGATGGTATGACTGCAGACTGGTGTCATTTACCTTACCCGGTACTGGCTAAAATTTCTAACGAAATTATCAATAAAGTTAAAGGGATCAATAGAGTGGTATATGATATCAGCTCTAAACCACCTGCAACGATCGAGTGGGAATAA
- a CDS encoding dCMP deaminase family protein encodes MADKPSFDSIFMNLATDLAARSHCVRAHVGAVLTKDTRIISIGYNGPPAGTHNCDEEWPEHGCARDSKGSCSLALHAEENAILYASKNGSKIEGCTLYTTLSPCIACARLILSSGIKLVYYSKSYAAYKGLPSDEGVDFLRKFGVEVILIES; translated from the coding sequence ATGGCAGATAAACCAAGTTTCGATTCGATATTTATGAACCTTGCCACCGATTTGGCAGCCCGTTCGCATTGTGTACGTGCGCATGTTGGTGCAGTATTAACAAAAGATACCCGCATTATTTCTATTGGCTACAATGGGCCACCAGCCGGTACGCACAATTGTGATGAGGAATGGCCAGAGCATGGTTGCGCACGCGATAGTAAGGGGAGCTGCTCTTTAGCCCTGCATGCAGAAGAAAATGCGATACTTTATGCCTCAAAAAATGGTTCGAAAATAGAAGGATGTACTTTATACACTACTTTGTCTCCCTGTATTGCCTGTGCCCGGTTAATTTTATCTTCAGGAATTAAACTGGTGTATTATTCTAAATCATATGCGGCTTACAAAGGCTTGCCAAGCGATGAAGGTGTAGATTTTTTAAGGAAGTTTGGAGTAGAGGTAATTTTGATCGAATCTTAG
- a CDS encoding MFS transporter, with protein sequence MNSEQTQTKWAQFIPLVTVFFFWGFVAASNDILIPVFKKAFDLSQAESQLVSLAFYIAYTVGALIYNGISVIMGQDIVNKLGYKNSLALGLVISALGTLLFYPAANLHSFPLMLSGLFIVALGFSLQQTVANPLAIALGPIKTGSQRLTLAGGINNFGTTIGPLIVSFAIFGSAANANTNISVESVKIPYLILGVAFIAVAIFLKMSSLPDRPALVEASADDTKSIKGSALQYPQLVLGMIAIFVYVGVEVSTASNLPAYMEKDLGFAIKDIAPYISLYWASMMIGRWTGAVEAFTDNVSTQKVLRFIAPYLAFGIFLAVNAIAKHDLAPFYIYGLIILVLIAADMASKGNPARMLLIFSAIGITALLIGMFTKGMVSVYAITSVGLFCSTLWPCIFTLAVSGLGKHTSQGSSFLIMMIMGGGIISWAQGAVSEFTGIQHSYIVGIICFAYLAFYAWKVASILRSQGINFDQKISGGH encoded by the coding sequence ATGAATTCAGAACAAACACAAACCAAGTGGGCGCAATTTATCCCACTGGTCACTGTATTCTTCTTTTGGGGCTTTGTTGCCGCCAGTAATGACATTCTCATCCCGGTATTTAAAAAGGCTTTTGATTTATCGCAGGCCGAAAGCCAATTGGTTTCACTGGCATTTTACATTGCCTATACCGTGGGCGCCTTAATATATAATGGTATTTCTGTTATCATGGGGCAAGATATAGTAAACAAATTGGGCTACAAAAATTCGCTGGCACTAGGTTTGGTTATTTCTGCACTTGGAACCTTATTATTTTATCCTGCAGCAAACCTGCATTCATTTCCTTTAATGCTTTCTGGTTTATTTATTGTAGCATTAGGTTTCTCCTTACAGCAAACTGTTGCAAATCCGTTAGCTATTGCATTAGGGCCAATTAAAACAGGCTCGCAACGTTTAACGCTTGCCGGTGGTATTAATAACTTTGGTACAACCATTGGACCACTGATTGTAAGTTTCGCCATTTTTGGTTCTGCTGCAAATGCAAATACGAACATCAGCGTAGAAAGCGTTAAAATTCCTTATTTAATATTGGGAGTAGCTTTTATTGCAGTGGCAATTTTCTTAAAAATGTCATCTTTACCTGATAGACCTGCTTTGGTTGAAGCGTCAGCAGATGATACTAAATCGATTAAGGGATCAGCTTTGCAATATCCACAATTGGTTTTGGGCATGATTGCCATATTTGTTTATGTAGGTGTAGAGGTATCAACCGCAAGTAATTTGCCTGCTTACATGGAAAAAGATCTTGGTTTTGCCATTAAAGATATTGCCCCTTATATCTCTTTATATTGGGCAAGTATGATGATTGGACGTTGGACAGGTGCTGTTGAGGCTTTTACCGATAACGTGAGCACGCAAAAAGTGTTAAGGTTTATTGCGCCTTATTTGGCATTTGGTATCTTTTTAGCCGTAAATGCTATTGCGAAACATGATCTGGCTCCTTTTTATATATATGGCTTAATTATCTTAGTATTAATTGCTGCGGATATGGCAAGTAAGGGTAATCCGGCACGTATGTTACTCATCTTTTCGGCAATAGGTATTACTGCGTTATTAATCGGAATGTTTACTAAAGGAATGGTAAGTGTTTATGCAATTACCAGTGTAGGTTTATTCTGTAGCACTTTATGGCCATGTATTTTTACTTTAGCTGTAAGTGGTTTAGGTAAGCACACCAGTCAGGGAAGTAGCTTCCTAATTATGATGATTATGGGCGGTGGTATCATTAGCTGGGCACAGGGTGCAGTATCAGAATTTACAGGTATTCAACACAGTTATATCGTAGGGATCATCTGTTTTGCTTACCTGGCATTTTATGCCTGGAAAGTGGCATCGATATTAAGATCACAAGGGATTAACTTCGACCAGAAAATTTCTGGCGGACATTAA
- a CDS encoding LysE family translocator, whose protein sequence is MFEAILLGIGAGIISSFLTGPVFFAMIKTSIERGFKAGFSLAVGVIISDVVLIGLVLFGSQFVDYKAEFDKYVGSIGGIFLLAVGIYYLVSKITVNYDSTTLQKVSKRGYVLKGFLMCILTPSTLMFWIIVSGIISVKLNNMLNEKLVCFFIAMATQLGIDGAKSFYSSKLRYKIKEDALKKLNKIAGVVIIFFAFWLIIKTYLKFYA, encoded by the coding sequence ATGTTTGAAGCCATATTACTAGGTATAGGAGCAGGGATTATTTCGTCGTTTTTAACAGGGCCGGTTTTTTTTGCAATGATTAAAACCAGCATAGAAAGGGGCTTCAAAGCTGGTTTCTCTTTAGCCGTTGGTGTAATTATTAGCGATGTGGTCTTAATCGGCCTGGTTCTTTTTGGTAGCCAGTTTGTTGATTATAAAGCCGAATTTGACAAATACGTTGGCAGTATCGGGGGTATATTTTTACTTGCAGTTGGTATTTATTACCTGGTTTCTAAGATCACCGTAAATTACGATAGCACCACACTACAAAAAGTGAGTAAAAGGGGTTATGTGCTCAAAGGTTTTTTAATGTGTATCCTCACGCCTTCCACCCTCATGTTCTGGATTATTGTGAGTGGTATTATTTCAGTTAAGCTCAACAACATGCTTAACGAAAAACTAGTATGCTTTTTTATTGCCATGGCTACCCAATTGGGCATAGATGGCGCAAAGAGCTTCTACTCTAGTAAACTCCGTTATAAAATCAAAGAAGATGCATTAAAAAAATTAAATAAAATTGCAGGCGTAGTCATTATCTTCTTTGCCTTCTGGCTGATCATTAAAACTTATCTGAAGTTTTACGCATAA
- a CDS encoding class II glutamine amidotransferase, with protein MSDQIKHECGIAFIRLLKPLSYYQQKYGTALYGLNKLYLLMEKQHNRGQDGAGIATIKLDMKPGSRYISRYRSMASNAVADIFEYVQNKFVDIQENTPELMQDTEWLKNNVSFIGEVLMGHLRYGTHGKNSIENCHPFLRQNNWMTRNLVIAGNFNMTNVDELLEQLYELGQHPKEKADTVTVLEKIGHFLDDENQELFDQYKKEGHDNVAITHKISDNLDIANILRRSAKTWDGGYSICGMVGNGDSFIMRDPAGIRPAYYYYDDEIVVAASERPALQTAFNIQFKDVKEIDPGHALIIKKNGEVSMEQFREPTERLSCSFERIYFSKGSDVEIYRERKQLGRLLSDKILQAVNYDLKNTVFSFIPNTAEVAFFGMVDGVQQYVRRHQKDILLHKKETLTDQQLEDLLSLAPRVEKLAVKDVKLRTFITQDADRSEMVAHVYDTTYGIINNHQDTLVALDDSIVRGTTLKQSIIKIVDRLHPKKIIIVSSAPQIRYPDCYGIDMSRMGQFVAFDAAIQLLTERGMWQVIEDVYTKCKASLLLPKEEIVNHVKEIYKPFTPEEISAKIAQIITPKGTVAEVEVIYQSLENLHEACPKNKGDWYFSGNYPTPGGNKVVNKAFVNWKEGNNQRAY; from the coding sequence ATGAGTGATCAGATAAAACACGAATGCGGAATCGCTTTTATTCGCCTGTTAAAACCACTTTCTTACTACCAGCAAAAGTACGGTACAGCACTTTACGGCCTTAACAAATTATACCTTTTAATGGAGAAACAGCATAACCGGGGCCAGGATGGCGCAGGTATTGCCACCATTAAGCTGGATATGAAACCGGGCAGTAGGTACATTAGCCGATACCGGAGCATGGCATCTAATGCGGTAGCAGATATCTTCGAATATGTACAGAACAAATTTGTCGATATCCAGGAAAACACCCCTGAATTAATGCAGGATACAGAATGGCTCAAAAACAACGTAAGCTTTATTGGCGAGGTGTTAATGGGCCATTTGCGTTATGGTACGCATGGTAAAAACAGCATCGAAAATTGCCACCCTTTTTTAAGGCAAAACAACTGGATGACACGTAACCTGGTCATTGCAGGTAACTTCAACATGACGAATGTTGATGAGTTATTGGAGCAATTGTACGAGTTAGGTCAGCATCCAAAAGAAAAAGCAGATACCGTAACGGTATTAGAAAAAATCGGTCACTTTTTAGATGATGAAAATCAGGAGCTTTTCGATCAGTATAAAAAAGAAGGGCATGATAACGTTGCAATTACACACAAAATATCTGATAATTTAGATATCGCGAATATTCTTCGCCGCTCAGCCAAAACATGGGATGGAGGTTATTCTATCTGTGGTATGGTGGGTAATGGCGATTCGTTCATTATGCGCGACCCTGCAGGTATCCGTCCGGCATATTATTATTATGACGATGAGATTGTGGTAGCGGCTTCGGAAAGACCAGCTTTACAAACTGCATTCAATATCCAGTTTAAAGATGTTAAAGAGATCGATCCGGGTCATGCTTTAATCATTAAGAAAAACGGTGAGGTAAGCATGGAGCAATTCCGTGAGCCTACTGAAAGGTTATCCTGCTCTTTCGAGCGTATCTATTTCTCAAAAGGAAGTGATGTTGAAATTTACCGTGAGCGTAAACAGTTAGGTCGTTTACTAAGCGATAAAATCCTTCAGGCCGTTAACTACGATTTAAAAAATACAGTATTCTCATTTATTCCAAATACGGCAGAAGTGGCGTTTTTCGGAATGGTTGATGGTGTACAGCAATATGTACGCAGGCACCAGAAAGATATCCTGTTACATAAAAAAGAAACACTTACAGATCAGCAGCTTGAAGACCTGTTGTCTTTAGCGCCACGTGTAGAAAAACTGGCCGTTAAGGATGTAAAATTAAGAACTTTCATTACCCAGGACGCAGACCGGAGCGAAATGGTGGCACACGTTTACGATACTACCTATGGTATTATCAACAACCACCAGGATACTTTAGTCGCATTGGATGATTCGATCGTTCGTGGTACTACTTTAAAGCAGAGTATCATTAAAATTGTGGACCGTTTACACCCTAAGAAAATCATTATTGTTTCTTCTGCACCTCAGATCCGTTACCCTGATTGTTATGGTATCGATATGAGCAGAATGGGGCAGTTTGTGGCTTTCGATGCTGCAATCCAGTTGCTAACCGAGCGTGGGATGTGGCAGGTGATTGAAGATGTTTACACCAAGTGTAAAGCTTCGTTACTTTTACCTAAGGAGGAAATTGTAAACCACGTTAAGGAAATTTATAAACCCTTTACTCCTGAAGAAATCTCAGCTAAAATTGCACAGATTATTACCCCAAAAGGTACTGTTGCTGAGGTTGAAGTAATTTACCAAAGTTTAGAGAACCTGCATGAGGCTTGTCCGAAAAACAAAGGTGATTGGTATTTCTCAGGAAATTACCCTACACCAGGTGGTAATAAAGTGGTTAATAAAGCTTTTGTGAACTGGAAAGAAGGAAATAATCAAAGGGCATACTAG
- the murI gene encoding glutamate racemase: MQASPIGIFDSGYGGLTVFRSIADKLPDYNYIYLGDNARSPYGDHSFETIYKYTLECVEWLFAKGCHLVILACNTASAKALRTIQQIDLPAKYPDRRVLGVIRPTAEVIDGYTTTKQVGVMGTRGTVNSQSYLLEINKFFPEIKVYQQSCPMWVPLIENNEHLESGADFFINEYCGQLFSQSAAIDCVLLACTHYPLLMPKLKKVFPDHISVLTQGEIVASSLVDYLKRHPEIEEKLAKQGERDFYTSGDPAAFDEHASVFFGEALKSNKM, from the coding sequence ATGCAGGCTTCGCCAATAGGTATTTTCGATTCAGGTTACGGTGGCTTAACAGTTTTTCGTTCTATTGCCGATAAATTGCCCGATTATAATTACATCTATTTGGGTGATAATGCCCGTTCGCCCTATGGCGATCATTCTTTCGAGACCATTTATAAATATACCTTAGAATGCGTAGAATGGCTTTTTGCTAAAGGATGCCATTTGGTTATCCTGGCTTGTAATACGGCATCGGCAAAAGCGCTCAGAACCATCCAGCAGATCGATCTTCCTGCTAAGTATCCAGATAGAAGGGTATTGGGCGTAATCAGGCCTACGGCAGAGGTTATTGATGGATATACGACCACGAAACAAGTTGGGGTAATGGGAACCAGGGGAACGGTCAATTCTCAATCTTATCTTTTGGAGATCAATAAATTTTTTCCTGAGATTAAGGTTTACCAGCAAAGCTGTCCAATGTGGGTTCCGCTGATCGAAAACAACGAACACCTTGAGTCGGGAGCAGATTTTTTTATCAATGAATATTGCGGTCAGTTATTTAGCCAATCGGCAGCTATTGATTGTGTGTTATTGGCTTGTACACACTATCCTTTATTAATGCCTAAACTGAAGAAAGTATTTCCGGATCATATAAGCGTTTTAACGCAGGGTGAGATTGTAGCTAGTAGTTTAGTTGATTACTTAAAGCGACATCCTGAAATCGAAGAAAAACTAGCTAAACAGGGCGAAAGAGATTTCTATACCAGTGGTGATCCTGCAGCTTTTGATGAACACGCCTCTGTTTTTTTTGGAGAAGCGCTGAAATCAAATAAGATGTGA
- a CDS encoding OmpH family outer membrane protein, whose translation MRKLINVFFVAAGLLFTANMASAQQKLGHINSEEVFANLPEAKAAQTTLETLGKQKQADIDAMIKEYQSKMSAAEAKQKTLSEANKESVGKELQAAGQELQDLEKRITDARTKASQDIGTKQGELFQPIQAKVATAISAVAKEKGLAYVFDIANGQGGNNLVFWEGGDDITASVKTKLGITATAAKPAAPKK comes from the coding sequence ATGAGAAAGTTAATTAACGTATTCTTTGTAGCAGCAGGGTTATTGTTTACAGCGAATATGGCAAGTGCACAACAAAAATTGGGTCACATTAATTCAGAGGAGGTTTTTGCAAATTTACCTGAAGCTAAAGCAGCTCAAACTACTTTAGAAACCTTAGGTAAACAAAAGCAAGCCGATATCGATGCAATGATCAAAGAATATCAAAGCAAAATGTCTGCTGCAGAAGCTAAACAAAAAACTTTAAGTGAAGCTAACAAAGAATCAGTAGGTAAAGAATTACAAGCTGCAGGTCAGGAATTACAGGATTTAGAAAAACGCATTACTGATGCGCGTACTAAAGCTTCACAAGATATAGGTACTAAACAAGGTGAATTATTCCAACCTATCCAGGCTAAAGTTGCAACTGCAATTTCTGCTGTAGCTAAAGAAAAAGGGTTAGCTTACGTTTTCGATATCGCAAACGGACAAGGTGGTAACAATTTAGTTTTCTGGGAAGGTGGTGATGATATTACAGCTTCAGTAAAAACTAAATTAGGAATCACTGCAACTGCAGCAAAACCAGCGGCACCTAAAAAATAG
- a CDS encoding OmpH family outer membrane protein — protein MKKYLFIAFLLCTSFGAFAQKFAYVDTEYILKHLPEYKSALSQLDVASKQWQQQVDQNFSEIDRMYKAYQADQVLLTDDMRKRRENEIIEKEKQAKEFQRSKFGPDGDLFQSRVKLIKPIQDKVAEAIKQIAKSKYLDFIFDKSSEATMMIYASSSYDVSNDVIVKLGYKPGTVNN, from the coding sequence ATGAAGAAGTATCTTTTTATCGCATTCCTGCTTTGCACTTCTTTTGGTGCTTTTGCACAGAAGTTTGCTTACGTAGACACGGAGTATATTTTGAAACATTTACCAGAATATAAATCGGCACTCAGTCAGTTAGATGTAGCATCTAAACAATGGCAACAACAGGTTGATCAGAATTTTTCTGAAATTGACAGGATGTACAAGGCTTATCAGGCAGATCAGGTTTTGTTAACTGATGATATGCGCAAAAGACGTGAAAACGAAATCATAGAAAAAGAAAAACAGGCTAAAGAATTTCAACGTTCTAAGTTTGGGCCCGATGGAGATCTTTTTCAAAGCAGGGTAAAATTAATTAAGCCTATTCAGGATAAAGTAGCCGAGGCTATTAAACAGATTGCAAAATCCAAATATTTAGACTTCATTTTCGACAAGAGCAGTGAAGCAACAATGATGATTTATGCAAGTAGCAGTTACGACGTTAGTAATGATGTAATTGTAAAGTTAGGTTATAAACCAGGGACTGTAAATAATTAG